A window from bacterium encodes these proteins:
- a CDS encoding electron transfer flavoprotein subunit beta/FixA family protein — MNIIVCIKRVPQTAEAEVKVDPSGKNIIKDRLTFDTNESDTYALEEAILLKERCGAGSTVTAVSVGNADAEDSLRIALAKGADTAILVKAEDFGELDGFKTAQLLRAVIKDLPHDIILTGCVATDDGYYQVGPVLAELLGIPHATLVTKVEVAGNKAQVHRELEGGLIEHLEATLPVLVTTQTGINEPRYASLIAIRRAASKEIKIVGNAELGGYELLDNSTLDSLFTPPVGKRAEILTGAADEVAAKVTGIIKDKGLI, encoded by the coding sequence ATGAACATTATCGTCTGCATTAAAAGGGTCCCCCAGACTGCGGAGGCCGAGGTCAAGGTCGATCCCTCGGGCAAGAATATCATTAAGGACCGTTTGACTTTCGATACCAACGAATCCGATACCTACGCGTTGGAAGAGGCGATCCTGCTCAAGGAAAGGTGCGGTGCCGGCAGCACCGTGACCGCCGTTAGTGTGGGTAATGCCGATGCTGAGGATTCGCTCCGCATCGCGCTTGCCAAAGGCGCGGATACGGCGATTCTGGTCAAGGCCGAGGATTTCGGGGAACTGGACGGGTTCAAAACCGCCCAGCTGCTGCGCGCCGTGATCAAAGACCTGCCGCACGATATCATATTGACCGGCTGCGTGGCGACCGATGACGGATATTATCAGGTCGGTCCGGTACTCGCGGAATTGCTGGGTATACCGCACGCAACGCTGGTGACCAAGGTCGAGGTTGCCGGAAACAAAGCGCAGGTCCACCGGGAATTGGAAGGCGGTTTAATCGAGCACCTCGAAGCGACCTTGCCGGTGCTGGTCACGACCCAGACCGGTATCAATGAACCGCGGTACGCTTCGCTGATCGCGATCCGACGCGCTGCGAGCAAGGAAATAAAAATCGTCGGCAATGCGGAACTGGGCGGATACGAATTGCTGGACAACTCGACGCTCGATTCCCTATTCACGCCACCGGTCGGCAAACGGGCCGAGATCCTGACGGGCGCGGCTGACGAGGTCGCGGCAAAAGTGACGGGAATCATTAAGGACAAAGGACTCATTTAA
- a CDS encoding electron transfer flavoprotein subunit alpha/FixB family protein → MNDIFALIEHRQGTIRDISYEILAAGRKLASQSKGKLTAVLCGHQIGAFAEKIKTQADRLAVMDSELFKNFNAEIYQMAMVELIKQEKPLLVLLGHSASGMDIGPSLAVQLNMPFATDCCDLQIDTGSGAASISVTRTMYDGKLNAKVRLRQHGSYLVTLRSGCFPAEEGKLNAEMVSFLPSFKTEPEYRRFVEYIEAALGEVDITKSDIIIGIGRGVKEQANLALIEDFAKTVGGVVACSRPIVDAGWLPKDRQVGSSGKTVKPKLYIALGISGAFQHLVGMKSSDLIIAVNKDPNAPIFNEADYGIVDDLFKVVPVLKNKIIEVKQAKA, encoded by the coding sequence ATGAATGATATTTTCGCATTGATCGAGCATCGCCAGGGAACGATCAGGGATATATCATATGAAATACTCGCCGCCGGCCGGAAGCTTGCCTCACAATCTAAGGGGAAATTGACCGCTGTGCTCTGCGGCCATCAGATCGGAGCTTTTGCTGAAAAGATAAAGACGCAGGCGGACCGTCTCGCGGTTATGGATAGCGAATTATTCAAAAATTTCAACGCTGAAATATACCAGATGGCTATGGTCGAACTTATCAAACAGGAAAAACCCTTGCTTGTGCTCCTGGGGCATTCGGCGTCGGGGATGGATATCGGGCCGTCGCTGGCAGTGCAGCTGAACATGCCATTTGCGACCGATTGCTGTGATCTCCAGATCGATACCGGCAGCGGCGCTGCCAGCATCTCGGTCACGAGAACCATGTATGACGGGAAGCTTAACGCAAAGGTACGACTGCGCCAGCACGGATCATACCTCGTTACCTTGCGCAGCGGCTGTTTCCCGGCCGAAGAAGGAAAACTCAACGCCGAGATGGTCAGTTTTCTGCCATCGTTCAAGACTGAACCTGAATATCGCCGGTTCGTTGAATATATTGAAGCTGCGCTGGGAGAGGTGGATATCACTAAATCCGATATCATAATTGGCATCGGCCGCGGCGTGAAGGAACAGGCTAATCTTGCACTGATCGAGGATTTTGCCAAAACCGTGGGCGGTGTCGTGGCTTGTTCAAGGCCGATCGTTGACGCCGGGTGGCTACCCAAGGACCGGCAGGTTGGTTCTTCCGGCAAAACGGTCAAACCAAAACTGTATATTGCCCTGGGCATATCTGGCGCATTTCAGCATCTCGTCGGTATGAAGAGCTCGGACCTCATCATCGCCGTTAACAAGGATCCAAATGCGCCCATTTTCAACGAGGCCGATTACGGCATCGTGGACGATCTCTTCAAAGTCGTGCCGGTCCTGAAGAACAAGATAATTGAAGTGAAACAAGCGAAAGCATGA
- a CDS encoding (Fe-S)-binding protein, with protein sequence MSSLITINNEIRDILMEQGAQDAVKCYQCGRCMAACPWNMLQPVNYAVYQFPQSVKLGTMTSSEKKEDIERETIDVFRCIGCDSCRYECPRGVNISDVLRAVRRILVDFGSYPTDLKSFITRLFNTGNPLGEPALKRIEWMNETGIPKFTVSHELLYFPCCIPSYDSRVKKVALATARILQTAGVSFGVIGEDEFCCGEAVRRAGAEKVFQLAVKRNSETFQKVKARNVLTTSPHCHTIFAKEYVRYYSGLKSTHATEFFSQLIKDKKIVPRKRFEKKVVYHDPCTLGRQMNVYDEPRHVLKSIPGLELMEVAVFNRKYSLCCGGGAMGLWREWSHDERLATVRLEQLMKTGADVIAVACPYCLQMFEETLKSMGKEVPVMDVAEILNESLG encoded by the coding sequence ATGAGCAGCCTGATCACGATCAATAACGAGATCCGCGATATCCTGATGGAACAGGGCGCCCAAGACGCGGTAAAATGCTATCAGTGCGGCCGGTGCATGGCGGCGTGTCCATGGAATATGCTGCAACCGGTGAATTACGCCGTGTACCAGTTCCCGCAGAGCGTCAAACTTGGCACGATGACGAGCAGCGAGAAGAAAGAAGACATTGAACGGGAGACGATCGATGTCTTCAGGTGCATTGGCTGTGATAGCTGCAGGTATGAATGTCCTCGCGGAGTGAACATCTCCGATGTACTGCGCGCCGTACGCAGGATCCTCGTGGATTTCGGGTCCTATCCGACCGACCTGAAGAGTTTTATTACGCGTCTTTTCAATACCGGCAATCCTCTGGGCGAACCCGCCCTTAAACGGATCGAATGGATGAACGAAACAGGCATCCCAAAATTCACGGTATCGCACGAGTTGCTCTATTTCCCGTGTTGCATCCCTTCATACGACAGCCGGGTGAAGAAAGTGGCTCTTGCCACGGCCAGGATATTACAGACCGCCGGCGTAAGTTTTGGCGTGATCGGCGAAGATGAATTTTGCTGCGGCGAAGCCGTGCGCCGGGCAGGCGCCGAAAAGGTCTTCCAATTGGCGGTAAAGAGAAACAGCGAGACATTCCAGAAAGTAAAAGCCCGCAACGTCCTCACGACCTCTCCGCACTGCCATACGATATTTGCGAAAGAATATGTCCGTTATTACAGCGGTCTTAAATCAACGCACGCGACTGAGTTTTTCAGTCAACTTATCAAGGACAAAAAGATAGTGCCGCGAAAAAGGTTCGAAAAAAAGGTCGTGTACCATGATCCGTGCACGCTGGGCCGGCAGATGAACGTATATGACGAGCCGCGGCACGTGCTTAAGAGCATACCTGGTCTTGAATTAATGGAAGTGGCGGTGTTCAACCGCAAGTACAGCTTGTGCTGCGGAGGCGGTGCCATGGGTTTGTGGCGTGAATGGTCGCACGACGAACGACTGGCAACGGTCCGGCTGGAACAGCTAATGAAAACCGGCGCCGATGTTATCGCCGTCGCCTGTCCGTACTGCCTGCAGATGTTCGAGGAAACCCTGAAATCGATGGGCAAGGAAGTGCCGGTGATGGACGTAGCTGAAATACTGAACGAGAGTTTAGGTTAG
- a CDS encoding glutamine--tRNA ligase/YqeY domain fusion protein: MGKDFIREIIDEHNRTGRFGGKVRTRFPPEPNGYLHIGHAKAICINFGIASEYGGKCNLRYDDTNPAKEETEYVDSIKRDIRWLGFNWEDREFYASDYFEQLYEFAVKLIKKEKAYVCDCSPDEVREMRGTLTAPGRVCPHRSRTVEENLKLFDSMRKGAFADGSKILRAKIDMASGNINLRDPVMYRVLRAAHHRTGDAWCIYPTYDFTHGESDSIEGITHSICTLEFEDHRPLYDWFLDELDVHHPQQIEFARLDMTYTMMSKRKLLALVDKGIVSSWDDPRMPTLSGLRRRGCTAEAIRIFCDTIGIAKNNTVVDIELFEHCLRDDLNKHAARMFAVLRPLKVVITNYPQDAEEELDCINNPEDPAAGARKVPFSRELFIERDDFMEEPPKEFFRLAPGREVRLRYAYFLRCTDVIKDASGMVTELRCTYDPATKGGDAPDGRKVKSTLHWVSAKHAIKAEMRLYDRLFTRSDPNEGGDYMMNLNSRSLEVLNDCRIEPGLAGVQPGARFQFERLGYFCADLDTKPDLPVFNRTITLRDTWAKIQKKMKAGVG; this comes from the coding sequence ATGGGTAAAGATTTTATAAGGGAAATAATAGACGAACACAACCGCACCGGCAGGTTTGGCGGAAAGGTCCGCACGCGATTTCCACCCGAACCCAACGGATACCTGCATATAGGCCACGCCAAAGCCATCTGCATCAATTTCGGGATCGCGTCCGAGTACGGCGGTAAGTGCAACCTGCGCTACGACGATACCAATCCCGCGAAGGAAGAGACCGAGTATGTTGATTCCATAAAGCGGGATATCCGCTGGCTGGGATTTAACTGGGAAGACAGGGAATTTTACGCGTCGGACTATTTTGAACAGTTGTACGAGTTCGCCGTTAAGCTCATCAAAAAGGAAAAAGCGTACGTATGTGATTGTTCGCCGGACGAGGTCCGCGAGATGCGCGGCACCCTTACGGCGCCTGGACGGGTATGCCCGCACCGTTCGCGTACGGTCGAAGAGAACCTGAAGCTTTTCGATAGCATGAGAAAAGGCGCGTTCGCCGATGGCTCAAAGATCTTGCGCGCGAAGATCGATATGGCGTCAGGTAATATCAACCTTCGCGATCCGGTCATGTACCGCGTCCTCAGGGCGGCGCATCACCGCACCGGTGACGCCTGGTGCATTTATCCCACCTATGATTTCACGCACGGCGAATCTGATTCGATTGAAGGGATCACTCATTCTATATGCACTTTGGAATTCGAGGACCATCGTCCTTTGTATGATTGGTTCCTCGATGAACTTGATGTCCATCACCCGCAACAGATTGAATTTGCGCGGCTGGACATGACGTACACCATGATGAGCAAGAGAAAACTGCTCGCTCTCGTCGACAAGGGCATCGTGAGTAGCTGGGACGATCCCAGGATGCCGACATTGTCGGGCTTGCGCCGACGCGGTTGTACGGCTGAAGCCATCAGGATATTCTGCGACACCATCGGCATCGCCAAGAACAATACGGTGGTGGATATCGAACTTTTTGAACACTGCCTCCGCGATGACCTGAACAAGCACGCGGCAAGGATGTTCGCCGTGCTGCGCCCCTTAAAGGTCGTTATCACCAATTACCCACAAGACGCGGAAGAAGAGCTGGATTGCATCAATAATCCCGAGGATCCGGCCGCTGGTGCGCGAAAGGTCCCGTTTTCACGCGAATTGTTCATTGAAAGAGACGATTTTATGGAAGAACCGCCTAAAGAATTCTTCCGGCTCGCGCCGGGGAGGGAAGTGCGGCTGCGGTACGCATATTTCCTGCGCTGCACTGATGTTATAAAGGATGCATCCGGTATGGTCACGGAACTGCGCTGCACTTATGATCCCGCGACCAAAGGCGGCGATGCACCGGATGGAAGAAAAGTAAAAAGCACCCTGCACTGGGTGTCGGCGAAGCATGCGATAAAAGCCGAGATGAGATTGTACGACCGGCTGTTCACCCGGTCCGACCCCAACGAGGGCGGTGATTATATGATGAATCTTAACAGCCGTTCGCTTGAGGTTCTGAACGACTGCCGCATTGAACCGGGACTGGCCGGTGTGCAGCCGGGAGCGCGTTTCCAGTTCGAACGGCTCGGTTATTTCTGTGCTGACCTCGACACGAAACCGGACCTTCCTGTTTTTAACCGCACTATCACGCTGCGCGATACGTGGGCCAAGATCCAGAAAAAAATGAAGGCCGGTGTCGGATAA
- the meaB gene encoding methylmalonyl Co-A mutase-associated GTPase MeaB: protein MDTIKRLRQGDKRTIGQVMSEVENGDSRKTLERLYVFSGRAFQIGITGPPGAGKSTLVNALAEKLLRDNKKVGIIAVDPTSPFSGGALLGDRVRMTALGQNPNAFIRSMASRGSLGGLARKTKDIALVLDAAGMDYIVIETIGVGQVELDIAQVCDTTIVVLVPEFGDSIQALKAGLLEIADIITVNKGDRDGSDQLVMELKFAFDLRPQKLQWQCPIIKTVATEDKGVAELLSAVIQHKDYLFRTGEFEKRRKARITVQINDLIHDRIKDHLEKNIISSDELSKIIDAIYQRKTNPYQIADRIAMKIIRPGYRGGSA from the coding sequence ATGGATACGATCAAGCGTTTACGGCAGGGTGACAAGAGAACCATCGGTCAGGTCATGAGCGAGGTCGAGAACGGCGATTCCCGAAAGACCCTTGAAAGATTATATGTTTTTTCCGGTCGCGCTTTTCAGATCGGCATCACCGGCCCGCCGGGTGCTGGCAAGTCGACCCTGGTGAACGCGCTTGCGGAAAAGTTGTTGCGGGACAACAAAAAGGTTGGTATCATCGCGGTCGATCCCACATCACCGTTTTCAGGCGGGGCCTTGCTCGGCGACCGCGTGCGGATGACTGCGCTTGGACAAAACCCCAATGCTTTTATCAGGAGCATGGCTTCGCGGGGCAGTCTCGGCGGGCTTGCCCGCAAGACCAAGGATATTGCCCTGGTTTTGGACGCGGCGGGCATGGACTATATCGTGATCGAGACGATCGGTGTGGGGCAGGTGGAATTGGATATCGCCCAGGTCTGCGATACGACGATCGTCGTGCTCGTGCCGGAATTCGGGGATTCGATCCAGGCATTGAAGGCCGGTTTGCTTGAGATCGCCGACATTATCACGGTCAACAAGGGCGACCGGGACGGCAGCGACCAGCTGGTCATGGAGCTCAAGTTCGCATTTGACCTTAGACCGCAAAAACTTCAGTGGCAGTGTCCCATCATTAAAACCGTCGCAACCGAAGACAAGGGCGTTGCAGAATTGCTGTCAGCGGTTATCCAACATAAAGATTACCTGTTCAGGACCGGCGAATTCGAAAAAAGACGCAAGGCCAGGATTACTGTCCAGATCAATGATCTGATCCATGATCGGATAAAGGATCACCTGGAAAAAAATATTATAAGCAGCGACGAGCTGAGCAAGATCATTGATGCAATCTATCAGCGCAAAACAAACCCGTATCAAATAGCGGACCGGATCGCTATGAAGATCATCAGACCCGGGTATCGAGGAGGATCGGCATGA
- a CDS encoding methylmalonyl-CoA mutase family protein codes for MKKEAWEEKLKACKERYHKFTTVSGMPVKPLYAPDDLPNFSYENDLGYPGEFPYTRGVQTNMYRGRLWTMRQFSGFGTPVDTNKRYKYLMKHGQTGLSVAFDFPTLYGRDSDDPFAHGEVGKCGVAIDTLRDMEILFDGIPLDRISTSMTINPPAAMLLAMYIVVGEKQGVPADVLTGTIQNDMLKEYQAQKTWIYPPEPSMRIITDTMAYCAEKVPKWNTISISGYHIREAGSTALQELAFTLANGFTYVDYGIKAGLVVDTFAPRLSFFFNSHLDFFEEIAKYRAARRIWARVMRDKYGAKDPRSCLCRFHTQTAGCTLTAQQPENNIVRTAFQALAAVLGGTQSLHTNSMDETYALPTERAVKIALRTQQLIAYETGASHSMDPLGGSYLVESLTNEMEKGANEYFEKINSLGGVVPAIQKGFFQKEISRSAYDYQKALERKEKYHVGVNVLEEEEKSTMELLKIPAAVEREQVKALNKIKKERNNAKVKESLEQLRKAAAGNENLMPRLLECVRVYATLGEMCSTLKEEFGVYQEPIIF; via the coding sequence ATGAAAAAAGAAGCTTGGGAAGAAAAGTTAAAGGCATGCAAGGAGCGGTACCATAAGTTCACGACCGTGTCCGGCATGCCGGTAAAACCCCTGTACGCTCCTGATGACCTGCCAAATTTTTCTTACGAGAACGATCTCGGTTATCCCGGCGAATTCCCGTATACCCGCGGGGTTCAGACCAACATGTACCGGGGACGGCTGTGGACGATGCGCCAGTTCTCGGGTTTTGGTACACCGGTGGATACGAACAAACGTTACAAGTATCTTATGAAGCACGGGCAAACCGGCCTTTCCGTAGCGTTTGATTTTCCCACACTTTATGGCCGCGACTCGGACGATCCTTTTGCCCATGGTGAAGTGGGAAAATGCGGGGTCGCCATTGACACGCTCAGGGATATGGAGATCCTGTTCGACGGGATCCCCCTTGACCGGATATCGACGTCCATGACCATCAACCCGCCCGCGGCGATGCTTTTGGCCATGTATATCGTGGTTGGTGAAAAACAGGGCGTTCCAGCCGATGTACTGACCGGCACGATCCAGAATGACATGCTCAAAGAATACCAGGCGCAAAAAACCTGGATCTACCCGCCCGAACCTTCGATGAGGATAATCACCGACACGATGGCTTACTGCGCAGAGAAAGTACCAAAGTGGAATACGATCTCCATTTCGGGGTATCATATCCGGGAAGCCGGGTCCACGGCGCTACAGGAACTGGCGTTTACGCTGGCGAATGGTTTTACTTATGTTGATTATGGTATAAAAGCGGGGCTCGTGGTCGATACTTTCGCGCCGCGGCTCTCGTTTTTCTTCAATTCCCATCTTGATTTTTTCGAGGAGATCGCAAAGTACCGGGCGGCGCGCCGCATATGGGCTCGGGTTATGAGGGATAAGTACGGCGCAAAAGATCCGAGATCGTGTTTGTGCAGGTTTCATACGCAGACTGCAGGTTGTACCCTGACGGCTCAGCAGCCGGAGAACAACATTGTCCGGACCGCCTTCCAAGCCCTGGCCGCGGTCCTCGGTGGCACGCAGTCCCTGCATACCAACTCGATGGATGAAACCTATGCGCTGCCGACCGAACGCGCCGTGAAGATCGCCTTGCGGACCCAACAGCTTATCGCTTACGAGACCGGAGCCAGCCATTCCATGGACCCGCTCGGCGGTTCTTATCTCGTCGAGTCGCTTACTAACGAAATGGAAAAAGGCGCCAATGAATACTTTGAAAAAATAAACAGCCTGGGCGGCGTTGTGCCGGCGATCCAGAAAGGTTTTTTCCAGAAGGAGATCTCGCGTAGCGCTTACGATTATCAAAAGGCGCTGGAGCGGAAAGAGAAATATCATGTCGGGGTTAATGTCCTTGAGGAAGAGGAAAAGTCGACTATGGAGCTGCTGAAGATACCCGCCGCGGTTGAGCGCGAGCAGGTCAAAGCCCTGAACAAGATCAAAAAGGAACGGAACAATGCCAAAGTCAAGGAGTCGCTGGAACAGCTGCGCAAAGCCGCGGCCGGCAATGAGAATTTGATGCCCAGGCTCCTTGAATGCGTCCGTGTCTACGCGACGCTGGGCGAGATGTGCAGCACGTTGAAAGAAGAGTTCGGCGTTTATCAGGAACCGATCATATTTTAA
- a CDS encoding cobalamin B12-binding domain-containing protein → MDKKIRVLVAKPGLDGHDRGAKVVAAALRDAGMEVIYTGLHQTCESIVEAAVQEDVDIVGLSILSGAHMTLFPKILKLLKEKRASRIKVIGGGIIPLGDMKKLEKIGVKKIFGPGTPTGKIIEWINHSTGKNLAKPAAKKAVDKRPRRKKRTK, encoded by the coding sequence ATGGATAAAAAGATCCGCGTCTTAGTCGCTAAACCGGGGCTCGACGGTCATGATCGCGGAGCCAAGGTTGTCGCGGCTGCCCTCAGGGATGCTGGCATGGAGGTAATTTACACCGGTCTCCATCAGACATGCGAAAGCATCGTCGAAGCCGCTGTCCAGGAAGATGTCGACATCGTCGGGCTTTCGATCTTGTCGGGTGCGCACATGACGCTTTTCCCGAAAATATTGAAGCTCTTAAAGGAAAAACGCGCGTCCAGGATAAAGGTCATCGGCGGCGGGATTATACCGCTGGGCGATATGAAAAAGTTGGAAAAAATTGGTGTTAAGAAGATCTTTGGACCAGGTACCCCGACCGGCAAGATCATCGAATGGATAAACCATAGCACTGGTAAGAATTTAGCAAAACCCGCGGCAAAAAAAGCGGTTGACAAACGACCGCGGCGTAAAAAACGCACGAAGTGA
- a CDS encoding MFS transporter, translating to MTTDQPLRVYGYRWAVLAAFMWIAAMTQLLWITFAPVTSMAARFYATSDLMIGFLSMSFMIIFIIMVIPSAWVIDTYGFSFAVKVGAVLTAVFALSRGIFASSFTAVFSSQMGIAIGQPFVVGSITKLAARWFPSNERATAVGLGTLAVYLGILAAMLLTPHLTIHHGLKGMLMIYGITAVISAGAFAIIAREHPPTPPCPAEQETRSLMFDGLKKMLKQKDFILLLIIFFIGLGMFNGISTWIENIIRARGFSISQAGVLGGLMLIGGIIGAIIMPLLSDRYRKRKVFMLISLIGLTPGLIGMTFTTSYWILLAAGFVFGFFLLSSGPIGFQYGAEITYPAPEGTSNSLLLLMGQISGIIFIVGMDMFKSRETGAMTSSLLMLCGLTILSVILCSVLKDSLKRS from the coding sequence ATGACAACCGACCAGCCATTGAGGGTATACGGATACCGCTGGGCCGTACTCGCGGCTTTCATGTGGATTGCGGCCATGACTCAATTGCTGTGGATAACGTTCGCGCCCGTTACCAGTATGGCCGCCCGGTTTTATGCGACATCCGATCTGATGATCGGTTTTCTGTCCATGAGTTTCATGATCATTTTCATAATAATGGTCATTCCGTCGGCATGGGTAATAGACACGTACGGGTTCTCTTTTGCGGTCAAAGTAGGCGCCGTATTGACCGCGGTTTTTGCACTGTCGAGGGGGATCTTTGCTTCGAGTTTTACAGCCGTATTTTCGTCCCAGATGGGGATCGCCATCGGCCAGCCATTCGTGGTCGGATCGATCACCAAACTTGCTGCCCGATGGTTCCCTTCCAATGAACGGGCCACGGCCGTGGGACTAGGGACGCTTGCCGTCTACCTTGGCATACTGGCTGCCATGCTGTTAACCCCTCATCTCACTATCCATCATGGTCTGAAAGGGATGTTGATGATCTATGGGATAACTGCCGTCATCTCTGCCGGCGCTTTCGCCATCATCGCCAGAGAACACCCGCCAACGCCGCCATGCCCTGCCGAACAGGAGACTCGCAGCCTGATGTTCGATGGTCTTAAAAAGATGCTGAAACAGAAGGACTTTATCCTGCTATTGATAATATTTTTCATTGGACTGGGCATGTTCAATGGTATTTCAACATGGATCGAGAATATTATCAGGGCGAGGGGATTTTCCATATCCCAGGCCGGAGTGCTTGGTGGACTGATGCTGATTGGAGGCATAATCGGCGCGATAATCATGCCGCTGTTATCCGACCGGTATCGAAAGAGAAAAGTATTTATGCTGATATCATTGATCGGACTGACACCTGGTCTTATCGGCATGACCTTTACCACGAGTTACTGGATCTTGTTGGCCGCGGGATTTGTCTTCGGATTCTTTTTGCTTAGCTCAGGTCCGATAGGATTCCAGTACGGCGCGGAGATCACATACCCCGCACCTGAAGGAACTTCCAACAGCCTGCTTCTGCTCATGGGGCAGATCTCCGGCATTATTTTTATTGTCGGCATGGACATGTTCAAGTCACGCGAAACCGGCGCCATGACCAGTTCACTGCTGATGCTTTGCGGGTTAACGATATTGAGCGTCATCCTCTGCTCGGTGCTGAAGGATTCACTCAAGCGCAGTTAA
- a CDS encoding MBL fold metallo-hydrolase: MKDNSLRLGGFKLTPLSDGTFWLDGGAMFGVVPKALWNKLNPADELNRIELALNTLLIQTGNANVLVDTGIGAKVDAKFTEMYRFERAETLVDSLKRCGLDVNDIDYVINTHLHFDHCGGNTVAIDGRSVPTFPRAKYIIQKLEWEDALNPNERTRASYLKENFISLEEKGQLNLVEGGLEVTPGIKVMRTPGHTAGHQSVLIESVGKKAMYLGDLMPTTSHFKIPYVMGYDLYPLEIMETKKKIIDQAINEKWLFIFEHDPKVIFAYPVEENGKRMLKEI; encoded by the coding sequence ATGAAGGATAATTCATTACGGCTGGGTGGATTCAAACTCACGCCATTGTCCGACGGGACCTTCTGGCTTGACGGCGGAGCGATGTTCGGGGTCGTGCCAAAAGCACTTTGGAACAAGCTCAATCCCGCCGATGAATTGAACCGGATCGAGCTGGCGCTGAACACGCTGCTGATACAGACGGGCAATGCGAACGTGCTTGTCGATACCGGGATCGGCGCCAAGGTCGACGCGAAATTCACCGAGATGTACCGGTTCGAGCGCGCGGAAACACTCGTCGATTCTCTCAAACGATGCGGTCTTGATGTAAATGATATCGACTACGTGATCAACACGCATCTTCATTTCGATCACTGCGGCGGCAACACGGTAGCGATCGATGGCAGGTCGGTGCCGACGTTCCCGCGTGCGAAATATATCATCCAGAAACTTGAATGGGAAGATGCATTGAATCCCAATGAAAGAACCCGGGCAAGCTATTTAAAGGAGAACTTCATTTCACTTGAGGAAAAGGGGCAGTTGAACCTGGTCGAAGGCGGCCTTGAGGTTACGCCAGGGATAAAGGTTATGAGAACACCGGGACATACGGCCGGTCATCAGTCGGTTTTGATCGAATCTGTAGGCAAGAAGGCGATGTACTTGGGCGACCTTATGCCCACGACATCGCATTTCAAAATCCCGTATGTCATGGGATATGACCTCTATCCCTTGGAGATCATGGAGACCAAGAAAAAAATTATCGACCAGGCGATCAATGAAAAATGGCTATTTATCTTTGAACACGATCCGAAAGTGATATTCGCTTACCCCGTTGAGGAAAACGGAAAACGAATGTTGAAAGAAATTTAG
- a CDS encoding four helix bundle protein, translated as MIKKPIRSFKDLDVYQSTYRASLTIAGKILPKLPDSEKHDLRSQLSRSSKAVPRLIAEGFAKKHQKLGFQKYLDDAMAECNETIVSLEHTKDIYSLETELCIVLVDVYDKAARQLFNLAEAWDLFKNRRRTTKPYNDTGSDAV; from the coding sequence ATGATAAAAAAACCTATAAGAAGTTTTAAAGATTTGGATGTCTATCAAAGTACTTATCGCGCATCTTTGACAATCGCCGGTAAAATTTTGCCGAAGTTACCTGATAGTGAAAAACATGATCTACGTAGTCAATTAAGCAGGTCGTCAAAAGCAGTTCCACGATTAATCGCTGAAGGGTTTGCTAAAAAACACCAGAAGCTAGGTTTTCAGAAGTATCTTGATGATGCAATGGCTGAATGTAACGAGACAATTGTCAGCCTTGAACACACTAAAGATATTTACTCATTGGAAACTGAACTATGTATTGTTCTTGTTGACGTTTATGATAAAGCCGCCCGCCAACTATTTAATCTAGCCGAAGCATGGGATTTGTTCAAGAATAGAAGACGAACGACGAAGCCGTATAACGATACGGGCAGCGATGCCGTTTAA